Proteins co-encoded in one Pyxidicoccus xibeiensis genomic window:
- a CDS encoding hybrid sensor histidine kinase/response regulator: protein MQHSSMVTMRSFTALAVLLTFLAPASRAQDVDVPVVGALHREWGLDDGLPQSSALALAQTPDGHLYVGTQEGLARFDGSAWTVLDHSSAMPCEDVSSLLAESDGTLWVGTAGCGLLRYARGVFSHHPTRAKQGDDRVNALERLPDGTLWVATDHGLAYHLPQEDGGFELTYVAALGTSSILALAPAAEGGVWVGTLEAGLWRASVTGAERVSPPGSLKMVTALAADDDGTLWVGTREQGLWLRTSTGSLEPGPAEAPGRIRALRVARHGGLWVGTDASGFGRLKRGRFTRAQDVPLNAGVVTFLEDTEGSLWVGTFSASLHQLRRPEVEVLGKPEGLPDDFIWGMYEDQDGAMWIGTTGGLARRDVDGRLTLYGAAEGLPPGRVYDILRDREGTLWLATSLGLARLREGRFEVLPEKEGPPSGKAYALYEDREGSLWGATWSGLARRKDGQWRVFTVADGLSRNNVSNLREAPGGGLWLATSAGLDLLTDTGVRRDGPEKALAGRDVNGIFLDAQDPSIVWAATDDGLARLDGRGVAVARKRDGLPVNNLLSVVDDGRGYLWVGTNRGIFRVAKKELTEFFAGRATRVSAVTYGRSEGMRSVECNIFSNGSLVRTRAGELWFATISGVVRVPAAAEPRPRAPPPLHVTRVLSRGEPVDLEQGLPPEVPDVELHWAALTFVAPDKVRYRYWLEGYDTGWVEAKDRRVAYYTNLPPGEYRFRVQAESTDKRWGPVETGVLLRRPSRFFEAPGFLVTAGLVVAGGMLGAYRWRVGRLRARQKELSARVEERTRELATANAELREALETSAEGERSLRRLIDRLPVAITVYQDDRVVYVNDALLKLLGYERFEELESRSLFSHLPEDELVVLKERLAAVLRGEMLPERLSRVLRRDGSVALAEVCGVSLRFGGRMAAVSVARDVTESRRMEERLRLSDRMAGVGTLAAGVAHEINNPLAYVIGNQQFALERLEPLLQEADGEVAQVPVEALRAIADALMDASEGAGRVRHVVRDLKTFSRGDEETTHPLDVRHVVESALAICHNEVRHRARVRRDFRDVPKVVANDARLGQVFLNLVVNAAQAIPDGQAEQHEIALSTYTDARGRAVVEVADTGSGIAPEHLERIFDPFFTTKPVGVGTGLGLSICHGIVHSLGGEMQVESQVGKGTRFRVILPAAGTPVEVPKPRPVEVLPPASRRARLLVLDDEPLVARGMARLLAGECAAESTSSARDALARLSQGERFDLLLCDVMMPEMSGEAFFQRLAEVAPDQRERVVFITGGAFTPEARAFLERLPPGRCVQKPVASEVLRALVREQLARA, encoded by the coding sequence GTGCAACACAGCTCCATGGTGACGATGCGCAGCTTCACGGCGCTCGCAGTGCTCCTGACGTTCCTGGCCCCCGCGTCGCGGGCCCAGGACGTCGACGTGCCCGTGGTGGGCGCGCTCCACCGCGAATGGGGGCTGGACGACGGGCTGCCCCAGAGCTCGGCGCTGGCGCTGGCCCAGACTCCCGACGGCCACCTCTATGTCGGCACCCAGGAGGGCCTGGCCCGCTTCGACGGGAGCGCCTGGACGGTGCTGGACCACTCCTCCGCCATGCCGTGCGAGGACGTGTCGTCGCTGCTGGCCGAGTCGGATGGCACGCTGTGGGTGGGGACCGCCGGGTGCGGCCTGCTGCGCTACGCCCGGGGCGTCTTCAGCCACCACCCCACCCGCGCGAAGCAGGGGGATGATCGGGTCAACGCCCTGGAGCGCCTGCCGGACGGCACCCTGTGGGTGGCCACCGACCATGGCCTCGCGTACCACCTGCCCCAGGAGGACGGGGGCTTCGAGCTGACGTACGTGGCCGCGCTCGGCACGTCGAGCATCCTCGCGCTGGCCCCGGCGGCGGAGGGGGGCGTGTGGGTGGGCACCCTGGAGGCGGGGCTGTGGCGCGCGAGCGTGACCGGCGCCGAGCGGGTCAGCCCGCCGGGGTCGCTGAAAATGGTGACGGCGCTCGCGGCGGATGACGACGGCACGCTGTGGGTGGGCACTCGCGAGCAGGGGCTGTGGCTGCGCACGTCCACGGGGAGCCTGGAGCCGGGCCCCGCCGAGGCACCCGGGCGCATCCGGGCCCTGCGCGTGGCGCGCCACGGCGGGCTGTGGGTGGGCACGGATGCCTCGGGCTTCGGGCGCCTGAAGCGCGGGCGCTTCACGCGGGCGCAGGACGTGCCCCTCAACGCAGGCGTGGTGACCTTCCTGGAGGACACCGAGGGCAGCCTCTGGGTGGGCACCTTCTCCGCCAGCCTCCACCAGCTCCGCCGGCCCGAGGTGGAGGTGCTGGGCAAGCCCGAGGGGCTCCCCGACGACTTCATCTGGGGCATGTACGAGGACCAGGACGGGGCGATGTGGATTGGCACGACGGGCGGCCTGGCGCGCCGGGACGTGGACGGCCGCCTGACCTTGTATGGGGCCGCGGAGGGCCTGCCCCCGGGCCGCGTCTACGACATCCTCCGGGACAGGGAAGGCACGCTGTGGCTGGCCACCAGCCTGGGCCTGGCGCGCTTGCGGGAGGGCCGCTTCGAGGTGCTGCCCGAGAAAGAGGGGCCGCCGAGCGGCAAGGCCTACGCGCTCTATGAAGACCGGGAGGGCAGCCTGTGGGGCGCCACCTGGTCGGGGCTGGCGCGGCGCAAGGACGGCCAGTGGCGCGTCTTCACCGTGGCGGACGGGCTGTCGCGCAACAACGTCAGCAACCTGCGCGAGGCGCCGGGCGGAGGGCTGTGGCTGGCCACCTCGGCGGGGCTGGACCTGCTGACCGACACGGGCGTGCGCCGGGACGGGCCGGAGAAGGCGCTGGCGGGCCGGGACGTGAACGGCATCTTCCTGGATGCGCAGGACCCGTCCATCGTCTGGGCGGCGACGGACGACGGGCTGGCGCGCCTGGACGGCCGGGGCGTGGCCGTGGCGCGCAAGCGCGACGGGCTGCCCGTCAACAACCTCCTCTCCGTGGTGGACGACGGGCGGGGCTACCTGTGGGTCGGCACCAACCGGGGCATCTTCCGGGTGGCCAAGAAGGAGCTGACGGAGTTCTTCGCCGGCAGGGCCACGCGCGTCAGCGCGGTGACGTATGGGCGCTCGGAGGGGATGCGCAGCGTGGAGTGCAACATCTTCTCCAATGGCTCCCTCGTCCGCACCCGTGCGGGGGAGCTGTGGTTCGCCACCATCTCGGGCGTGGTGCGGGTGCCCGCGGCCGCCGAGCCCCGGCCGCGCGCGCCGCCGCCGCTGCACGTCACGCGGGTGCTGTCGCGCGGGGAGCCGGTGGACCTGGAGCAGGGGCTGCCGCCCGAGGTGCCGGACGTGGAGCTGCACTGGGCGGCGCTCACCTTCGTGGCGCCGGACAAGGTGCGCTACCGCTACTGGCTGGAGGGCTACGACACGGGCTGGGTGGAGGCGAAGGACCGGCGCGTGGCGTACTACACGAACCTGCCGCCGGGAGAGTACCGCTTCCGCGTCCAGGCGGAGTCCACGGACAAGCGCTGGGGGCCGGTGGAGACGGGCGTGCTGCTGCGCCGGCCGTCGCGCTTCTTCGAGGCCCCGGGCTTCCTCGTCACGGCGGGCCTGGTCGTCGCGGGCGGCATGCTGGGGGCGTACCGCTGGCGGGTGGGCCGGCTGCGCGCACGGCAGAAGGAGCTGAGCGCGCGGGTGGAGGAGCGCACGCGGGAATTGGCCACGGCCAACGCGGAGCTGCGCGAGGCGCTGGAGACGTCCGCCGAGGGCGAGCGCAGCCTGCGGCGGCTCATCGACCGGCTGCCCGTCGCCATCACCGTCTACCAGGACGACCGGGTCGTCTACGTCAACGACGCGCTGCTGAAGCTGCTGGGCTACGAGCGCTTCGAGGAGCTGGAGAGCAGGTCCCTCTTCTCCCACCTGCCCGAGGACGAGCTGGTGGTGCTGAAGGAGCGGCTGGCGGCGGTGCTGCGGGGCGAGATGCTGCCGGAGCGGCTGTCGAGGGTGCTGCGCCGGGACGGCTCGGTGGCGCTGGCGGAGGTGTGCGGGGTGTCGCTGCGCTTCGGGGGGCGGATGGCGGCGGTGTCCGTGGCGCGGGACGTGACGGAGTCGCGGCGCATGGAGGAGCGGCTGCGGCTGTCGGACCGGATGGCCGGCGTGGGCACGCTGGCGGCCGGCGTGGCGCACGAAATCAACAACCCGCTGGCGTACGTCATCGGCAACCAGCAGTTCGCGCTGGAGCGGCTGGAGCCGCTGCTGCAGGAGGCCGACGGTGAGGTGGCGCAGGTGCCGGTGGAGGCGCTGCGCGCCATCGCCGACGCGCTGATGGACGCGAGCGAGGGCGCGGGCCGGGTCCGCCACGTGGTGCGCGACTTGAAGACCTTCAGCCGGGGCGACGAGGAGACGACGCACCCGCTGGACGTGCGGCACGTGGTGGAGAGCGCGCTGGCCATCTGCCACAACGAGGTGCGCCACCGGGCGCGCGTGCGGCGCGACTTCCGGGACGTGCCCAAGGTGGTGGCCAACGACGCGCGGCTGGGGCAGGTGTTCCTCAACCTCGTGGTGAATGCCGCGCAGGCGATTCCCGACGGGCAGGCGGAGCAGCACGAGATTGCCCTGTCCACGTACACGGACGCGCGGGGGCGCGCGGTGGTGGAGGTGGCGGACACAGGGAGCGGGATTGCGCCGGAGCACCTGGAGCGCATCTTCGACCCGTTCTTCACCACGAAGCCGGTGGGGGTGGGCACGGGGCTGGGGCTGTCCATCTGCCACGGCATCGTCCACTCGCTCGGGGGAGAGATGCAGGTGGAGAGCCAGGTGGGGAAGGGCACGCGCTTCCGCGTGATACTCCCCGCCGCGGGCACGCCGGTGGAGGTTCCGAAGCCGCGTCCGGTGGAGGTGCTGCCGCCGGCCTCGCGGCGGGCCCGGCTGCTGGTGCTGGACGACGAGCCGCTGGTGGCGCGCGGCATGGCGCGGCTGCTGGCCGGGGAGTGCGCGGCGGAGAGCACGTCGAGCGCGAGGGATGCGCTGGCGCGGCTGTCGCAGGGAGAGCGGTTCGACCTGCTGCTGTGCGACGTGATGATGCCGGAGATGAGCGGCGAGGCCTTCTTCCAGCGGCTGGCGGAGGTGGCCCCGGACCAGCGGGAGCGCGTGGTGTTCATCACCGGCGGCGCCTTCACCCCCGAGGCCCGCGCCTTCCTGGAGCGGCTGCCTCCCGGGCGGTGCGTGCAGAAGCCGGTGGCGTCGGAGGTGCTGCGGGCGCTGGTGCGGGAGCAGCTGGCGCGGGCGTGA
- a CDS encoding HEAT repeat domain-containing protein, protein MSVLAIGNIEKVRALAANARVLLVGGARASAASRLTAYDLSGNKVLWSTELPSAVLALSLAGERWAAGCADGAVRFGTLSDGQVKFQLHGVHPGGCTALASGADGKLLFSAGADGTVRAWDWESTRKVHDWKASPQPLRAVAVDPSGTYAACGGDDGVVRSFTVATGARRDMTGHEGAVRALAFTPRDGRLVSGGDDGKLRIWYLVGAVEFEVRGDKDSGHAGAVLALLFPPTPAAEPGGDEPGDRVWSAGSDGKLKAWRLDERRKPRTLDCGSKPVNALAFVPPANPRQAKSTLGAVFAAGEDRRTHRFGIAPDGKPADDHVTFQHGFDLLTESLKAGRPKRETSVREAAALEEPEALDFVLQVLSSDKDAEVRRLAAQELAAKGRTGARPKLRERLNDDHPMVRRAALEALEKLETESPLAAPRAALDSRFADLRVAGLERLAKLGGVSPLVPGLIAGKLADSEAAVGLAALDALSEVTPGSSTEPLRTAFERGPAHLKVEVLIRAAGAGLLGHAQLQPLAARALDDADADVRRVAFTVRVLERRALAHALETRDEDFARATKDVTRRLAQRARRAQGVAANVPLTDADVQAARDALPAQGTVGGALAEPDLEPLLAAMACRTPDTAVRGARGLAQLGDGRALGALLQLSREPDAAIRRQAATSLQALQDARARERLVWMLDDANGDVRSAALDAVVALDADLPLSAAEAALRSGHEDVRVRGLDRLVKLGVATPGAEGLLGDALEDESAKVRSEAFRTLWAWNEKEPQKALDRALTGRFPDMRTRAVEVLAERTEGWALERLRKAVEDRNAGVAIAAYQAWKKRVGKEQVEPHLAALASNEAAVREVGAQGATHTSVTEPLRSALLKRVLDEVDEVAIAALDALDGLVKTENGPLLAGLAAGSLEVRVHAAELLARRGAEDIIEPMRVLIIDKDLERQYPAGFLIPLRIRAARALATLGSRRLLSFFATVLVPHELGDLQEQGARGLATASRRGDEGYLLDALSHANVAVRSWAADGLSRLGDTRALPVLTGNLRNDHLPIRLGTILSFAALGPEGDGGLLHGLEDRAAEVQEMVFSIVLARDLRANRRGEPPDLLTSALSSGRPEVRYAAARALELRTEPDASRAQLVEGLLPPRPEKVGDMKDWPAEEERAKRMVGLAEALSSDQPEQRYAAAQVLLLRNKPVDYFREAQKVARPRTLEAPWKPDTAPTVSPVQPTPAKSWLRRLFSAVKPGVPGASPEAAASAEKQHLRRLAFGAYVGLLRQVSAGDDEGHRVRRDAVDRVVKLTQEGYAGTPAAVAALLRALEDPHQLVRKAALAGLKELFPAGSDEPLALALASLAPDVARAALDELAGRGDVAKPRITAALNSPLSDVRRYAFELLEKLSPPGSLEPLLAALGSEHADLRVGVIERLASANDARVTEALGRAMASEHEDLRLRASELLAWRSDDRAVEVLSAFLRSENAAAARRAVEALARLATPAAVAALAARLQAAPDANERQRLVTALGNTRHADAVDVLARRCLEDESAAVRAACVTAAMNVAGADVKKRDAALAVRFLRQAVKSQDVAVRQAAVRELEYGTEAGQSETLVGLFTDRDVTVRAEAVARYAKRVIEHGASVEPLEEVLRGGARELMLPAAEGVAHQGRASALRPLLLYARAGEDGQRERALLALGTLGDARALAELETVAAGGTPEAPTEPSMVSAAIEALGRLAAKLPDGEDRRRVEEKVEAAAVEGSNVELQQAGVRGLRAIGGERARVKLEALLSDTDSDVLVRMASAQELAKLKDTEAEAALAAALDDSEEELRSEARKALDVLFPKERTRVEFHAVASRHADISEPAAAYLSDEGDPALLVPRLATLSNVALRLRLRRGLARRGAMPVPQVVALLGHDTPEAREEAASLLGTWTGEAREPAPADVAALSRALVTAERRSATEWAAAPAPKRPALSSAWERLVWAGSRLGAAGLSDSARAILQGGEAAAPAPVRQEAARTLGRLGTAGGTLTLKGGTASAPVLSHDKERAAAAETLRAALGDPDARVRAAAADSLAKLAPERAAGWALEVKPFDPVALGPTGVKAAPELLATTEGRRLMEPTLLGARALEPLATLAKTAKPEVKQDAWAALGRLGGDAAAKLLHDAAFDNSNSVELRKAAWRAHKRARRAAERARKEGTPS, encoded by the coding sequence ATGTCCGTCCTCGCCATCGGCAACATCGAGAAGGTCCGTGCGCTCGCGGCCAATGCCCGCGTCCTGCTGGTGGGCGGGGCGCGCGCGTCCGCGGCCAGCCGCCTCACCGCGTATGACCTGAGCGGCAACAAGGTGCTCTGGAGCACGGAGCTGCCCTCGGCGGTGCTCGCCCTCTCGCTTGCTGGGGAGCGCTGGGCGGCCGGCTGCGCGGATGGGGCGGTGCGCTTCGGCACGCTCTCCGACGGGCAGGTGAAGTTCCAGCTCCACGGCGTGCACCCGGGCGGCTGCACCGCGCTCGCCTCCGGCGCGGACGGGAAGCTCCTCTTCAGCGCGGGCGCGGACGGCACCGTGCGCGCCTGGGACTGGGAGTCCACCCGCAAGGTGCATGACTGGAAGGCCTCGCCCCAGCCCTTGCGCGCGGTGGCGGTGGACCCGTCCGGCACGTACGCCGCCTGCGGCGGTGATGACGGCGTGGTGCGCTCCTTCACCGTGGCCACCGGCGCCCGGCGCGACATGACCGGCCACGAGGGCGCGGTGCGCGCGCTCGCCTTCACCCCGCGCGACGGGCGCCTGGTGTCCGGCGGCGACGACGGCAAGCTGCGCATCTGGTACCTCGTCGGCGCGGTGGAGTTCGAGGTGCGCGGCGACAAGGACTCCGGCCATGCCGGCGCCGTGCTCGCCCTCCTCTTCCCGCCCACCCCCGCCGCCGAGCCCGGCGGGGACGAGCCCGGTGACCGCGTCTGGTCCGCCGGCAGCGACGGCAAGCTGAAGGCGTGGCGCCTGGACGAGCGCCGCAAGCCGCGCACGCTGGACTGCGGCAGCAAGCCGGTGAACGCGCTCGCCTTCGTGCCGCCGGCCAACCCGCGCCAGGCGAAGAGCACGCTGGGCGCCGTCTTCGCGGCCGGCGAGGACCGCCGCACCCACCGCTTCGGCATCGCCCCGGACGGCAAGCCCGCGGACGACCACGTCACCTTCCAGCACGGCTTCGACCTGCTCACCGAGTCCCTCAAGGCCGGCCGCCCCAAGCGCGAGACGTCCGTGCGCGAGGCCGCCGCGCTGGAGGAGCCCGAGGCGCTGGACTTCGTCCTCCAGGTGCTCTCCTCGGACAAGGACGCCGAGGTGCGCCGGCTGGCCGCGCAGGAGCTGGCGGCGAAGGGCCGCACCGGCGCCCGTCCGAAGCTGCGCGAGCGGCTCAACGACGACCACCCCATGGTGCGCCGGGCCGCGCTGGAGGCGCTCGAGAAGCTGGAGACCGAGTCGCCCCTGGCCGCGCCGCGCGCCGCGCTGGACTCGCGCTTCGCGGACCTCCGGGTGGCGGGGCTGGAGCGCCTGGCGAAGCTGGGCGGCGTGTCCCCGCTGGTGCCGGGCCTCATCGCCGGGAAGCTCGCGGACTCCGAGGCCGCCGTGGGGCTGGCCGCGCTGGACGCCCTCTCCGAGGTGACGCCGGGCAGCAGCACCGAGCCTCTGCGCACCGCCTTCGAGCGGGGCCCCGCGCACCTCAAGGTGGAGGTGCTCATCCGCGCCGCCGGAGCGGGCCTGCTGGGCCACGCGCAGCTCCAGCCGCTGGCGGCCCGCGCGCTGGATGACGCGGACGCGGACGTGCGCCGCGTCGCCTTCACCGTGCGCGTGCTGGAGCGCCGCGCCCTGGCCCACGCCCTGGAGACGCGCGACGAGGACTTCGCTCGCGCCACCAAGGACGTGACCCGTCGGCTGGCCCAGCGTGCGCGCCGGGCCCAGGGGGTCGCCGCCAACGTGCCCCTCACCGACGCGGACGTGCAGGCCGCCCGCGACGCGCTGCCCGCGCAGGGCACCGTCGGTGGCGCGCTCGCCGAGCCGGACCTGGAGCCGCTGCTGGCCGCCATGGCCTGCCGCACGCCGGACACGGCGGTGCGCGGCGCGCGCGGCCTGGCGCAGCTCGGTGACGGCCGGGCGCTGGGCGCGCTCCTCCAACTGTCCCGCGAGCCGGACGCCGCCATCCGCCGGCAGGCCGCCACCTCGCTCCAGGCGCTCCAGGATGCCCGCGCCCGCGAGCGCCTGGTGTGGATGCTGGACGACGCGAACGGGGACGTGCGCTCCGCCGCGCTGGACGCCGTGGTGGCGCTGGACGCGGACCTGCCCCTGTCCGCCGCCGAGGCCGCCCTGCGCTCCGGCCACGAGGACGTGCGCGTGCGCGGCCTGGACCGGCTGGTGAAGCTGGGCGTGGCGACGCCGGGCGCGGAGGGGCTGCTCGGCGACGCGCTGGAGGACGAGTCCGCCAAGGTGCGCAGCGAGGCCTTCCGCACGCTGTGGGCATGGAACGAGAAGGAGCCCCAGAAGGCGCTGGACCGCGCGCTGACCGGGCGCTTCCCGGACATGCGCACCCGCGCGGTGGAGGTGCTGGCCGAGCGCACCGAGGGCTGGGCGTTGGAGCGGCTGCGCAAGGCGGTGGAGGACCGCAACGCGGGCGTGGCCATCGCCGCGTACCAGGCGTGGAAGAAGCGCGTCGGCAAGGAGCAGGTCGAGCCGCACCTGGCGGCGCTCGCCTCCAACGAGGCGGCGGTGCGCGAGGTGGGAGCGCAGGGAGCCACCCACACCTCCGTGACGGAGCCGCTGCGCTCGGCCCTGCTGAAGCGCGTCCTCGACGAGGTGGACGAGGTCGCCATCGCCGCGCTGGACGCGCTGGACGGGCTGGTGAAGACCGAGAACGGGCCGCTGCTGGCGGGCCTCGCCGCCGGCTCGCTGGAGGTGCGCGTCCACGCCGCGGAGCTGCTGGCGAGGCGCGGCGCCGAGGACATCATCGAGCCGATGCGGGTCCTCATCATCGACAAGGACCTGGAGCGCCAGTACCCCGCCGGCTTCCTCATCCCCCTGCGCATCCGCGCCGCGCGCGCGCTGGCCACGCTGGGCTCCCGGCGGCTGCTGAGCTTCTTCGCCACCGTGCTGGTGCCGCACGAGCTGGGCGACCTCCAGGAGCAGGGCGCGCGTGGCCTCGCCACCGCCAGCCGCCGGGGCGACGAGGGCTACCTGCTGGATGCGCTGAGCCACGCCAACGTGGCGGTGCGCTCGTGGGCCGCGGACGGCCTGTCGCGTCTGGGTGACACGCGCGCGCTGCCGGTGCTCACCGGCAACCTGCGCAACGACCACCTGCCCATCCGCCTCGGCACCATCCTCTCCTTCGCGGCCCTGGGCCCGGAGGGTGACGGCGGCCTGCTGCACGGCCTCGAAGACCGCGCCGCCGAGGTGCAGGAGATGGTGTTCTCCATCGTCCTCGCTCGTGACTTGCGCGCCAACCGCCGGGGCGAGCCGCCGGACCTGCTCACCAGCGCCCTGTCCAGCGGCCGGCCCGAGGTGCGCTACGCCGCGGCCCGCGCGCTGGAGCTGCGCACGGAGCCGGACGCCTCGCGCGCCCAGCTGGTGGAGGGCCTGCTGCCGCCGCGCCCGGAGAAGGTCGGCGACATGAAGGACTGGCCCGCCGAGGAGGAGCGCGCGAAGCGCATGGTGGGGCTCGCCGAGGCCCTCTCCAGCGACCAGCCCGAGCAGCGCTACGCGGCGGCCCAGGTGCTGCTGCTGCGCAACAAGCCGGTGGACTACTTCCGCGAGGCCCAGAAGGTGGCCCGCCCGCGCACGCTGGAGGCCCCCTGGAAGCCGGACACGGCGCCCACGGTGTCGCCCGTGCAGCCCACGCCCGCGAAGAGCTGGCTGCGGCGCCTCTTCTCCGCCGTGAAGCCGGGGGTGCCGGGCGCCTCGCCCGAGGCCGCCGCCAGCGCCGAGAAGCAGCACCTGCGCCGGCTGGCCTTCGGCGCCTACGTGGGCCTCTTGCGGCAGGTGTCCGCGGGCGACGACGAGGGCCACCGGGTGCGCCGCGACGCGGTGGACCGCGTGGTGAAGCTGACGCAGGAGGGCTACGCCGGCACGCCCGCCGCCGTGGCCGCCCTGCTGCGCGCCCTGGAGGACCCGCACCAGCTGGTGCGCAAGGCGGCGCTGGCAGGCCTCAAGGAGCTGTTCCCCGCCGGCAGCGACGAGCCGCTGGCCCTCGCGCTGGCCTCGCTGGCCCCGGACGTGGCGCGGGCCGCGCTGGACGAGCTGGCCGGACGTGGAGACGTGGCGAAGCCGCGCATCACCGCCGCGCTCAACTCGCCCCTGTCGGACGTGCGCCGCTACGCCTTCGAGCTGCTGGAGAAGCTCAGCCCGCCCGGCAGCCTGGAGCCGCTGCTGGCCGCGCTGGGCAGCGAGCACGCCGACCTGCGCGTGGGTGTGATTGAGCGGCTGGCCAGCGCCAACGACGCCCGCGTCACCGAGGCCCTCGGCCGGGCCATGGCCAGCGAGCACGAGGACCTGCGCCTGCGCGCCTCGGAGCTGCTGGCGTGGCGCTCGGATGACCGGGCGGTGGAGGTGCTGTCCGCCTTCCTGCGCTCGGAGAACGCGGCCGCCGCCAGGCGCGCGGTCGAGGCCCTGGCCCGGCTGGCCACCCCTGCCGCCGTGGCCGCCCTGGCCGCGCGGCTCCAGGCGGCGCCGGATGCCAACGAGCGGCAGCGGCTGGTGACGGCGCTCGGCAACACCCGCCACGCGGACGCCGTGGACGTGCTGGCGCGCCGGTGCCTGGAGGACGAGTCCGCCGCCGTGCGCGCGGCGTGTGTCACGGCCGCGATGAACGTGGCCGGCGCGGACGTGAAGAAGCGCGACGCGGCGCTGGCGGTGCGCTTCCTGCGCCAGGCGGTGAAGAGCCAGGACGTGGCGGTGCGGCAGGCCGCCGTGCGCGAGCTGGAGTACGGCACCGAGGCCGGCCAGTCGGAGACGCTGGTGGGCCTGTTCACCGACCGCGACGTCACCGTGCGCGCGGAGGCGGTGGCGCGCTACGCGAAGCGCGTCATCGAGCACGGCGCCAGCGTGGAGCCGCTGGAAGAGGTGCTGCGCGGCGGCGCCCGCGAGCTGATGCTGCCGGCCGCCGAGGGCGTGGCGCACCAGGGCCGCGCCAGCGCGCTGCGGCCCCTGCTGCTGTACGCGCGCGCCGGTGAGGACGGGCAGCGCGAGCGCGCCCTCTTGGCCCTGGGCACGCTGGGTGACGCGCGCGCCCTGGCCGAGCTGGAGACGGTGGCCGCCGGTGGCACGCCGGAAGCCCCCACTGAGCCGTCCATGGTGAGCGCGGCGATTGAGGCCCTGGGCCGCCTGGCCGCGAAGCTGCCGGACGGCGAGGACCGCCGCCGCGTCGAGGAGAAGGTGGAGGCCGCCGCGGTGGAGGGCTCCAACGTGGAGCTGCAGCAGGCCGGTGTGCGCGGCCTGCGCGCCATTGGCGGCGAGCGCGCCCGCGTGAAGCTGGAGGCGCTGCTGTCGGACACGGACTCCGACGTGCTGGTCCGCATGGCCTCGGCGCAGGAGCTGGCGAAGCTGAAGGACACGGAGGCCGAGGCCGCCCTCGCCGCCGCGCTGGACGACTCCGAGGAGGAGCTGCGCAGCGAGGCGCGCAAGGCGCTGGACGTGCTCTTCCCCAAGGAGCGCACGCGGGTGGAGTTCCACGCCGTCGCCAGCCGCCACGCGGACATCTCCGAGCCGGCCGCCGCCTACCTCTCCGACGAGGGTGACCCGGCGCTGCTGGTGCCCCGGCTGGCCACGCTGTCCAACGTGGCGCTGCGCCTGCGGCTGCGGCGCGGGCTGGCCCGCCGTGGCGCCATGCCCGTCCCCCAGGTGGTGGCGCTGCTGGGCCACGACACCCCGGAGGCCCGCGAGGAGGCGGCGTCGCTGCTGGGCACCTGGACGGGCGAGGCCCGCGAGCCGGCTCCCGCGGACGTGGCCGCGCTCTCCCGCGCGCTGGTGACGGCCGAGCGCCGCTCCGCCACCGAGTGGGCCGCCGCTCCGGCACCCAAGCGCCCCGCGCTGTCGTCGGCCTGGGAGCGGCTGGTGTGGGCCGGCTCCCGGCTGGGCGCCGCGGGCCTGTCCGACTCCGCGCGCGCCATCCTCCAGGGTGGCGAGGCCGCGGCCCCGGCCCCGGTGCGCCAGGAGGCCGCGCGCACCCTGGGCCGGCTGGGCACGGCGGGTGGCACGCTGACGCTGAAGGGCGGCACGGCCTCCGCGCCCGTCCTCTCCCACGACAAGGAGCGCGCGGCCGCGGCGGAGACGCTGCGCGCGGCGCTGGGCGACCCGGACGCGCGGGTGCGCGCGGCGGCGGCGGACTCGCTGGCGAAGCTCGCCCCCGAGCGCGCCGCCGGCTGGGCGCTGGAGGTGAAGCCCTTCGACCCGGTGGCCCTGGGCCCCACGGGCGTGAAGGCCGCGCCGGAGCTGCTCGCCACCACCGAGGGCCGCCGCCTCATGGAGCCCACGCTGCTGGGCGCCAGGGCGCTGGAGCCGCTCGCCACCCTGGCGAAGACCGCGAAGCCCGAGGTGAAGCAGGACGCCTGGGCCGCCCTGGGCCGGCTGGGCGGTGACGCCGCGGCGAAGCTGCTGCACGATGCCGCCTTCGACAACTCGAACTCCGTGGAGCTGCGCAAGGCCGCCTGGCGCGCCCACAAACGTGCACGCCGCGCCGCCGAGCGCGCCCGGAAGGAAGGAACCCCGTCGTGA